One genomic region from Granulicatella adiacens ATCC 49175 encodes:
- the tyrS gene encoding tyrosine--tRNA ligase yields the protein MNIIDDLEWRGAINQMTDEEGLRALTNEKAVSLYCGVDPTGDSMHIGHLIPFMILRRFQLAGHKPVILIGGATGSIGDPSGRTSERVLQSMEQVQHNVEKLTAQMKKLFFTTDEDQATLRLVNNYDWTKDLSLLDFLRDYGKHFNLNTMLAKDVVASRLEVGISFTEFSYQILQSMDFLHLFKTEDVQVQIGGADQWGNITSGLELIRKVEGAESRAYGLTIPLMLKSDGTKFGKSAGGAVWLDPEKTTPYEFYQFWLNQDDRDVIKYIKYFTFLDREEIEALEEKVATEPHKREAQIRLAEEVTRFVHGEKALEDAKKITNALFTGNVQQLTADEIEQGFKNMPTFESSKEPQNLATWLVDLGIEPSRRQSREDIQNGAISINGEKVTDLEFEWTKEQSFEERFVIVRRGKKKYFLVVLK from the coding sequence AGAAGGCTTACGTGCCTTAACAAACGAAAAGGCTGTATCACTCTACTGTGGGGTAGACCCAACTGGGGACAGCATGCACATTGGACACTTAATTCCATTTATGATTCTTCGTCGTTTCCAATTAGCAGGACATAAACCAGTCATCTTGATTGGTGGAGCAACAGGTTCTATCGGAGATCCAAGTGGTCGTACAAGCGAACGTGTGCTTCAATCAATGGAACAAGTTCAACACAATGTTGAAAAATTAACAGCGCAAATGAAGAAATTATTCTTCACAACAGATGAAGACCAAGCGACATTACGTCTTGTAAACAACTACGATTGGACAAAAGATTTATCATTATTAGACTTCTTACGTGACTACGGGAAGCATTTCAACTTGAACACCATGCTTGCTAAAGACGTGGTCGCAAGCCGTTTAGAAGTGGGGATTTCATTTACAGAATTCTCATACCAAATCCTACAATCAATGGACTTCTTACATTTATTCAAGACAGAAGACGTGCAAGTTCAAATCGGTGGTGCGGACCAATGGGGGAACATCACTTCAGGTCTTGAATTAATCCGTAAAGTAGAAGGCGCAGAGTCTCGTGCTTATGGGCTAACCATTCCATTGATGTTAAAATCAGACGGCACAAAATTCGGGAAATCAGCTGGTGGCGCTGTATGGCTAGACCCTGAAAAGACAACTCCATACGAATTCTACCAATTCTGGTTAAACCAAGATGACCGCGACGTGATTAAATACATCAAGTACTTCACATTCTTAGACCGCGAAGAAATCGAAGCGCTCGAAGAAAAAGTAGCTACAGAACCACATAAACGTGAAGCGCAAATCCGCCTTGCTGAAGAAGTCACTCGCTTCGTTCACGGCGAAAAAGCCCTAGAAGACGCGAAGAAAATTACAAACGCGCTCTTCACAGGAAACGTACAACAATTAACAGCCGACGAAATCGAACAAGGCTTCAAAAATATGCCAACATTTGAAAGTTCAAAAGAACCTCAAAATCTAGCAACATGGCTTGTTGACCTTGGCATCGAACCTTCAAGAAGACAATCACGCGAAGACATTCAAAACGGCGCAATTTCTATCAACGGGGAAAAAGTAACCGACCTCGAATTCGAATGGACGAAAGAACAATCTTTTGAAGAACGCTTTGTCATCGTCCGCCGCGGTAAGAAAAAATACTTCTTAGTGGTGTTGAAATAA